Proteins from one Homalodisca vitripennis isolate AUS2020 chromosome 3, UT_GWSS_2.1, whole genome shotgun sequence genomic window:
- the LOC124358078 gene encoding uncharacterized protein LOC124358078 → MNEDLESSSEEELFPDTYSSSSYAPSEDEDSETETPKNRHMLKCAEKTSHGETTNTGNDHPSTSDHNYHQLPVADTIPTEDNRKSRKRQRNVQNWKQNVRKRLRNSGKQ, encoded by the exons ATGAATGaag ATTTGGAGAGTTCGTCTGAGGAAGAGCTATTCCCAGATACATATTCCTCGTCTTCTTACGCCCCTTCAGAAGATGAAGATTCTGAAACTGAGACACCCAAAAATCGACATATGTTGAAGTGCGCTGAGAAGACTTCGCATGGAGAGACAACAAACACAGGTAATGATCATCCCTCCACCTCAGATCATAACTATCACCAACTGCCTGTAGCTGATACAATACCGACTGAAGATAATAGAAAATCCCGAAAGAGGCaaagaaatgttcaaaattgGAAACAAAATGTTAGAAAAAGACTCAGAAATTCAGGAAAGCAGTAA
- the LOC124358079 gene encoding piggyBac transposable element-derived protein 3-like, which yields MLNFSINFFTVTPRKINACLFGTDDSEIEDFNDEENEDNVLSASTREQSLFQANWSDNTDSDLDYHPSTSDSDNEPTTSTAVKKNQLAKRKKNTKLQPPIKRTKNIPTAEPWRKGIFSPDPVTLHEPSYIPLDCTNWSNEKFVELYYDDDILLQFVEKSNQTYVLKTGNSLNLSLREFKVWLGVNFVMSSLQLPQIRMYWDKEWRVAVVADHMSRDRFFQIRNSLKIVFDDDINEEQRKADRLWKIRPLIDRVLLGCLKQTRNQHICIDEMMIPFSGTSDLKQYIPNKPNPLGIKVFVLANPTGIICDFVVYQNQTTFTQDIAGSFWQCESAVLYLTRSLVPGHVIYIDRYFNTVRLAEELLSRGIRCSGTLRKDRLPQDNDLPDDKIFKKSQSRGSATVSVRADGAIALTKWLDNKSVTMISTNESVEPMCEVKRWSKAEKRYIQVSQPSVVQSYNKNMGGVDLIDRILSYCPSRSRTKKWTVRCLLHFFDVALGNAWLQMREIKKSSGVSPKDIVQFRHFKLELGKSMIEKNSVRLDVDENGDEDQGHQEEGFLDRRKSAGPCLEKRLQGATHLPEVTKKIQKRCALPKCLKKSTVFCTQCKVYLCLVDGRNCFAKYHTK from the exons atgttgaatttcagtataaacttttttacagtgacACCAAGAAAAATCAATGCTTGTCTGTTTGGGACTGATGATTCTGAGATCGAGGATTTCAATGATGAAGAAAATGAAGATAATGTCCTCAGTGCCAGCACAAGAGAGCAATCTTTATTTCAAGCGAATTGGAGTGACAATACTGACAGCGACCTTGACTATCATCCCTCAACTAGTGACAGCGATAACGAACCCACAACATCAACAGCAGTAAAG AAAAATCAACTAGCCAAAAGGAAGAAAAATACTAAACTGCAACCACCAATCAAGAGAACAAAGAACATACCTACTGCCGAACCATGGAGAAAAGGCATTTTTTCTCCTGATCCTGTGACTCTTCACGAACCTTCGTATATACCACTGGACTGTACGAATTGGAGTAATGAGAAGTTTGTTGAACTATATTATGATGATGATATTCTTTTACAATTTGTGGAGAAAAGCAACCAGACTTATGTACTTAAGACAGGTAATAGTTTGAACTTATCTTTGAGAGAATTCAAAGTTTGGTTGggagtaaattttgtaatgtcaTCCCTACAGTTGCCCCAAATACGTATGTATTGGGACAAGGAATGGAGAGTTGCTGTAGTTGCTGATCATATGTCTAGGGACAggttttttcaaataagaaattcacTAAAAATTGTCTTTGATGATGACATTAATGAAGAGCAAAGGAAAGCCGATAGGCTATGGAAAATAAGACCACTGATTGACCGTGTTTTGTTAGGATGCTTAAAACAAACCAGAAATCAACACATCTGTATAGATGAGATGATGATACCCTTCAGTGGCACAAGtgacttaaaacag TACATTCCCAACAAGCCCAACCCCTTAGGAATTAAGGTATTTGTTTTGGCTAATCCTACTGGGATTATATGTGACTTTGTGGTTTACCAGAATCAGACCACCTTTACTCAAGATATTGCTGGAAGCTTTTGGCAATGTGAGTCTGCCGTTCTTTATCTAACTCGGTCTTTAGTTCCTGGTCATGTCATTTACATCGAcagatattttaatactgtacgaTTAGCTGAAGAACTTCTTAGTCGTGGAATTAGATGCTCAGGGACTTTAAGGAAGGATAGGCTTCCCCAGGATAATGATCTTCCTGACgacaagatttttaagaaaagcCAAAGTAGGGGTTCAGCCACTGTCAGTGTTCGCGCCGATGGTGCGATAGCATTAACAAAGTGGCTGGATAACAAATCCGTAACTATGATCTCAACTAATGAGTCCGTTGAGCCCATGTGTGAGGTTAAAAGGTGGTCAAAGGCTGAGAAGAGGTATATTCAAGTGTCCCAACCAAGTGTGGTGCAgtcatacaacaaaaatatgggAGGGGTGGATTTGATAGACAGAATACTATCTTATTGCCCTTCGAGATCTAGAACTAAAAAATGGACAGTTAGATGTTTATTGCACTTTTTTGATGTAGCCCTAGGAAATGCATGGCTTCAGATGAGGGAGATTAAGAAATCGTCAGGAGTATCTCCCAAGGACATTGTTCAATTCAGGCATTTCAAGTTGGAATTAGGTAAATCCATGATTGAGAAGAATAGTGTTCGTCTGGATGTTGATGAAAATGGGGATGAAGATCAAGGACACCAAGAAGAAGGATTTTTGGATCGTAGGAAGAGTGCGGGCCCATGTTTAGAGAAAAGACTGCAAGGCGCCACCCACTTACCGGAGGTGACAAAGAAAATCCAAAAGAGGTGTGCTCTtccaaagtgtttaaaaaaatctactgtTTTTTGTACACAGTGTAAAGTTTATCTTTGCCTTGTAGATGGAAGGAACTGTTTTGCTAAATACCACACAAAGTAA